Proteins from a genomic interval of Streptomyces fodineus:
- a CDS encoding DUF3068 domain-containing protein: MRRKASLVLLACAVFCAALSPLLRWYAFPRLARIPANQYQDMVLEARGATLLDYGTMRAKKVSKVTIVQTLKGNVEAAKSIERTAGRPVVVWDSLSYVQGPDGKMVSKVPERYIFDAHSQDPVHATGEMVDGDPVTRDGIEFKWPFLTQKRDYEYFDAQTRTTSPIHYKDTRTFRGLTVYYFEQTIPWTKVPMPKTLPVQGITAESVARTGTTRWYSTVRRFWVEPVTGAPVYGEELHREELRGGTLLGGRAKVTAFAGDVKMREDYIEHTVALVKHNRTLVLTLTSYVPWGSLTAGVLLLALSLYLEARARRPQDPAPTEPAEPEPVSA; this comes from the coding sequence ATGCGCCGCAAGGCAAGCCTGGTCCTGCTCGCCTGCGCCGTCTTCTGCGCGGCGCTGTCCCCGCTGCTGCGCTGGTACGCCTTCCCGCGCCTGGCCAGGATCCCCGCGAACCAGTACCAGGACATGGTCCTGGAGGCCAGGGGCGCCACCCTCCTCGACTACGGCACGATGCGCGCGAAGAAGGTCTCCAAGGTCACCATCGTGCAGACCCTCAAGGGCAACGTGGAGGCCGCGAAGAGCATCGAGAGGACGGCGGGGCGGCCGGTCGTGGTCTGGGACAGCCTCTCCTACGTCCAGGGCCCCGACGGGAAGATGGTCTCCAAGGTCCCCGAGCGCTACATCTTCGACGCCCACAGCCAGGACCCCGTGCACGCGACCGGCGAGATGGTCGACGGCGACCCCGTCACACGCGACGGCATCGAGTTCAAGTGGCCCTTCCTGACGCAGAAACGCGACTACGAGTACTTCGACGCGCAGACCCGCACCACCAGCCCCATCCACTACAAGGACACCCGGACCTTCCGCGGCCTGACGGTCTACTACTTCGAGCAGACCATCCCCTGGACCAAGGTCCCCATGCCGAAGACCCTGCCCGTCCAGGGCATCACTGCGGAATCGGTCGCGAGGACGGGCACGACCCGCTGGTACAGCACCGTCCGCAGGTTCTGGGTCGAACCGGTCACCGGCGCACCCGTCTACGGCGAGGAACTCCACCGGGAGGAACTGCGCGGCGGCACCCTGCTGGGCGGCCGGGCCAAGGTCACGGCGTTCGCCGGCGACGTGAAGATGCGCGAGGACTACATCGAGCACACGGTCGCCCTGGTCAAGCACAACCGCACCCTGGTCCTGACGCTCACCTCGTACGTCCCCTGGGGCTCCCTGACCGCAGGAGTCCTGCTCCTGGCCCTCTCCCTCTATCTGGAGGCCCGCGCCCGCCGCCCCCAGGACCCCGCACCCACGGAACCGGCCGAACCCGAACCGGTCAGCGCCTGA
- the polA gene encoding DNA polymerase I, which produces MAETASKKTDKTPGGTRPRLMLMDGHSLAYRAFFALPAENFTTATGQPTNAIYGFASMLANTLRDEEPTHFAVAFDVSRKTWRSERFTEYKANRSKTPDEFKGQVELIGELLDAMHAPRFAVEGYEADDVIATLATQAEAEGFEVLIVTGDRDSFQLVTENTTVLYPTKGVSELTRFTPEKVFEKYGLTPAQYPDFAALRGDPSDNLPGIPGVGEKTAAKWINQFGSFGELVERVDEVKGKAGQNLRDHLESVKLNRVLTELERQVELPRPVTDLERAPYDRKAVAMVLDTLEIRNPSLRERLFAVDPGSEEAEATPVTVDGVEIDGKILRTGELAPWLAGHGAETLGVATVGTWALGTGSVAEVALAAAGGAAAWFDPAELDEADENAFAAWLADAGRPKVFHNAKGAMRVFAEHGWSVEGVSMDTALAAYLVKPGRRSFDLDALSLEYLHRELAPAAAADGQLAFGTDDGAEAEALMVQARAVLDLGTAFETRLEEVGAADLLRDMELPTSALLARMERHGIAADRAHLEAMEQTFAGAVQQAVKEAHAAAGHEFNLGSPKQLQEVLFGELALPKTKKTKTGYTTDADALAWLATQTDNELPVIMLRHREQAKLRVTVEGLIKTIAGDGRIHTTFNQTVAATGRLSSTDPNLQNIPVRTDEGRAIRRGFVVGEGFESLMTADYSQIELRVMAHLSEDEGLIRAFTSGEDLHTTAASQVFGVEPAAVDAEMRRKIKAMSYGLAYGLSAFGLSQQLNIEAAEARALMDAYFERFGGVRDYLRRAVDEARATGYTATLFGRRRYLPDLNSDNRQRREAAERMALNAPIQGTAADIVKIAMLKVDSALRAADLKSRMLLQVHDEIVLEIAPGERAAAERIVRHEMSTAVQLRAPLDVSVGAGPDWESAAH; this is translated from the coding sequence GTGGCAGAGACAGCATCGAAGAAGACCGACAAGACCCCCGGCGGTACCCGCCCCCGGCTGATGCTCATGGACGGGCACTCACTGGCCTACCGCGCGTTCTTCGCGCTGCCCGCGGAGAACTTCACGACCGCGACCGGCCAGCCGACGAACGCGATCTACGGTTTCGCGTCGATGCTGGCCAACACCCTGCGTGACGAGGAGCCCACGCACTTCGCCGTGGCCTTCGACGTCTCGCGCAAGACCTGGCGCTCCGAGCGCTTCACCGAGTACAAGGCCAACCGCTCCAAGACCCCCGACGAGTTCAAGGGCCAGGTCGAGCTGATCGGCGAGCTCCTCGACGCGATGCACGCCCCCCGCTTCGCCGTCGAGGGGTACGAGGCGGACGACGTCATCGCCACCCTCGCCACCCAGGCCGAGGCCGAGGGCTTCGAGGTGCTGATCGTCACCGGCGACCGCGACTCCTTCCAGCTGGTCACCGAGAACACCACCGTGCTCTACCCGACCAAGGGCGTCTCGGAGCTGACCCGGTTCACCCCGGAGAAGGTTTTCGAGAAGTACGGATTGACCCCCGCCCAGTACCCGGACTTCGCGGCCCTGCGCGGCGACCCGTCCGACAACCTCCCCGGCATCCCCGGCGTCGGCGAGAAGACCGCCGCGAAGTGGATCAACCAGTTCGGCTCGTTCGGGGAACTGGTCGAGCGCGTCGACGAGGTCAAGGGCAAGGCCGGGCAGAACCTCCGCGACCACCTGGAGTCCGTCAAGCTCAACCGCGTCCTCACCGAGCTGGAGCGCCAGGTCGAGCTGCCGAGGCCGGTCACCGACCTGGAGCGGGCCCCGTACGACCGCAAGGCCGTCGCGATGGTCCTGGACACCCTGGAGATCCGCAACCCGTCCCTGCGCGAGCGCCTCTTCGCCGTCGACCCCGGCTCCGAGGAGGCCGAGGCCACCCCGGTCACGGTGGACGGCGTGGAGATCGACGGCAAGATCCTGCGCACCGGCGAGCTGGCCCCCTGGCTCGCCGGGCACGGCGCCGAGACCCTGGGCGTCGCCACCGTCGGCACCTGGGCGCTGGGCACCGGCTCGGTCGCCGAGGTCGCCCTGGCCGCGGCCGGGGGAGCGGCCGCCTGGTTCGACCCGGCCGAGCTGGACGAGGCCGACGAGAACGCGTTCGCGGCCTGGCTGGCGGATGCCGGCCGCCCCAAGGTGTTCCACAACGCCAAGGGCGCCATGCGCGTCTTCGCCGAGCACGGCTGGTCCGTCGAGGGCGTGAGCATGGACACCGCGCTCGCCGCCTACCTGGTCAAGCCGGGCCGCCGCTCCTTCGACCTGGACGCGCTGTCCCTGGAGTACCTGCACCGCGAGCTGGCGCCCGCCGCCGCGGCCGACGGCCAGCTGGCCTTCGGCACCGACGACGGCGCCGAGGCCGAGGCCCTGATGGTCCAGGCCCGCGCGGTCCTCGACCTCGGTACGGCCTTCGAGACGCGCCTCGAGGAGGTCGGCGCGGCCGACCTCCTGCGCGACATGGAGCTGCCCACCTCCGCCCTGCTCGCCCGCATGGAGCGCCACGGCATCGCGGCCGACCGCGCGCACCTCGAAGCGATGGAGCAGACCTTCGCGGGCGCGGTGCAGCAGGCCGTGAAGGAGGCCCACGCGGCGGCCGGCCACGAGTTCAACCTGGGCTCACCCAAGCAGCTCCAGGAGGTCCTCTTCGGCGAGCTCGCCCTGCCGAAGACCAAGAAGACCAAGACCGGCTACACCACCGACGCCGACGCCCTGGCCTGGCTCGCCACCCAGACCGACAACGAACTCCCGGTGATCATGCTCCGCCACCGCGAGCAGGCGAAGCTTCGGGTCACGGTCGAGGGCCTGATCAAGACGATCGCGGGCGACGGCCGTATCCACACCACGTTCAACCAGACGGTCGCCGCCACCGGCCGGCTGTCCTCCACGGACCCGAACCTGCAGAACATCCCGGTCCGCACGGACGAGGGCCGGGCGATCCGCCGCGGTTTCGTGGTCGGTGAGGGCTTCGAGTCCCTGATGACCGCCGACTACAGCCAGATCGAGCTGCGCGTGATGGCCCACCTGTCCGAGGACGAGGGCCTGATCCGGGCGTTCACCTCCGGCGAGGACCTGCACACCACGGCCGCCTCCCAGGTGTTCGGCGTCGAGCCCGCCGCGGTGGACGCGGAGATGCGCCGCAAGATCAAGGCGATGTCGTACGGCCTGGCCTACGGCCTCTCCGCCTTCGGCCTGTCCCAGCAGCTGAACATCGAGGCGGCGGAGGCGCGCGCCCTGATGGACGCGTACTTCGAGCGCTTCGGCGGTGTCCGGGACTATCTGCGCCGGGCGGTCGACGAGGCGCGGGCCACGGGCTACACGGCGACGCTCTTCGGGCGCCGGCGTTACCTCCCCGACCTCAACAGCGACAACCGCCAGCGCCGCGAGGCGGCCGAGCGCATGGCCCTCAACGCGCCCATCCAGGGCACGGCGGCGGACATCGTCAAGATCGCCATGCTCAAGGTGGACAGCGCCCTGCGGGCGGCGGACCTGAAGTCCCGCATGCTCTTGCAGGTCCACGACGAAATCGTCCTGGAGATCGCCCCCGGCGAGCGAGCGGCCGCGGAGCGGATCGTCCGCCACGAAATGTCCACCGCCGTCCAGCTCCGCGCCCCCCTGGACGTCTCGGTGGGCGCCGGTCCGGACTGGGAGTCGGCAGCGCATTAG
- a CDS encoding DUF4184 family protein, translating to MPFTLSHAAAVLPGVRRDGGGRGPLVPAVLVAGSFAPDMTFYAASVLPGGMEFGAVTHSFAGVFTVDVLITWALVGLWLLVREPLLALLPRAWQGRPALLLRCGAPRARVGAVTVTRWYVSAVLGGLTHVVWDAFTHDGRWGTRLIPAIERDRLAGMPLFSWLQYGSSVAGAVVLAVFAAYALRRAPGGEPVGVPVLSVRDRWWAGAVLGGCAVAGAAQRVARWWALTGAPERLWDLVPTLCFGVGAGLVLGLVLYAVGVRRRRRPGLVPDGPGGPDDPGDPGGVVGSGRGRPVAR from the coding sequence TTGCCGTTCACACTCAGCCATGCGGCGGCCGTCCTGCCCGGGGTACGCCGGGACGGCGGCGGCCGTGGCCCGCTGGTGCCGGCGGTGCTCGTCGCGGGCTCCTTCGCGCCCGACATGACCTTCTACGCGGCGAGTGTCCTGCCGGGCGGCATGGAATTCGGCGCGGTGACGCACTCGTTCGCCGGGGTCTTCACGGTCGACGTGCTCATCACCTGGGCGCTGGTGGGGTTGTGGCTGCTCGTCCGCGAACCGCTGCTCGCGCTGCTGCCCCGGGCCTGGCAGGGACGGCCGGCGCTGCTGCTGCGCTGCGGTGCGCCACGCGCGCGTGTAGGGGCCGTCACGGTGACGCGGTGGTACGTCTCCGCCGTGCTGGGTGGGCTGACCCATGTGGTGTGGGACGCCTTCACGCATGACGGGCGCTGGGGGACGCGGCTGATTCCGGCCATCGAGCGGGACCGTCTCGCGGGCATGCCGCTGTTCTCGTGGCTGCAGTACGGCTCGTCCGTGGCGGGTGCGGTCGTGCTCGCGGTGTTCGCCGCGTATGCGCTGCGGCGGGCGCCGGGCGGGGAGCCGGTGGGGGTGCCGGTGCTGTCCGTGCGGGACCGGTGGTGGGCCGGCGCGGTGCTCGGCGGGTGCGCGGTGGCCGGGGCGGCGCAGCGGGTGGCGCGCTGGTGGGCGCTGACGGGCGCGCCGGAGCGGCTGTGGGATCTGGTGCCCACCCTGTGCTTCGGCGTGGGCGCCGGGCTGGTCCTGGGGCTCGTGCTGTACGCCGTCGGGGTCAGGAGGCGGCGTCGTCCGGGCCTGGTTCCGGACGGTCCAGGGGGGCCGGATGATCCCGGTGATCCCGGTGGGGTGGTCGGTTCCGGCCGGGGGCGGCCGGTCGCTCGGTGA
- a CDS encoding lytic transglycosylase domain-containing protein — MAAHFGRRLRKGAATTAVAAAAVAALSASQAPGATGEGHGRQTVAGASSPVPDASSDGNATGNSPYYTDLPPLNSPHPSPSPTAGTPVPQGDAEAGIPATVLDAYKKAEAELRSSKPGCNLPWQLLAAIGQVESGQARGGEVDASGTTVSPILGPALDGNGFALIKDTDHGLYDGNTEYDQAVGPMQFIPSTWAWAGRDGNGDGKKDPNNVYDAALAAGHYLCRDGLDLSREDDLHSAILSYNHSQDYLNHVLSWLEYYRKGTHSVPDGSGSVPSHRSDGSTPKPSDTPRTKPGHKPDPKPGHPGGGSGSPSPSPSPKPPKPPVPPTPPQTPTDTVDHLHDADTAKLTTMAGHAFTERIGTRAETKAGASVAKVRIRFTISGDTDATFAGGESVATVATDAKGIALAPALQAGEKTGDFKVTATVVGRPVKGVDYTATVTERAADTLTRTSDTPLTCTPGGEFADQVEVKGTYKGAVADKVAATATLIKSDTDTTENDKGPYFKDADGKTVRTLTGLQTDAKGLLTLPKLYADDTTGTFLLRITTAGGATLTVELKVAAADSSPSPSPSPSAS; from the coding sequence ATGGCGGCGCATTTCGGAAGGCGGCTGCGCAAGGGAGCGGCGACCACCGCCGTGGCCGCGGCAGCGGTTGCGGCCCTGTCCGCGTCCCAGGCTCCGGGAGCGACCGGCGAGGGCCACGGCAGACAGACCGTGGCCGGGGCCTCCAGCCCCGTTCCCGACGCGAGCTCCGACGGCAACGCCACCGGCAACTCGCCGTACTACACGGACCTGCCGCCGCTCAACAGCCCCCATCCCAGCCCCTCCCCGACCGCCGGCACCCCCGTACCCCAGGGCGACGCCGAGGCCGGCATACCGGCGACGGTCCTCGATGCCTACAAGAAGGCCGAAGCCGAACTGCGTTCCTCCAAGCCGGGCTGCAACCTGCCCTGGCAGTTGCTCGCGGCCATCGGCCAGGTCGAGTCGGGCCAGGCCCGCGGCGGCGAGGTCGACGCGAGCGGCACGACCGTCAGCCCGATCCTGGGCCCGGCGCTCGACGGCAACGGCTTCGCGCTCATCAAGGACACCGACCACGGCCTCTACGACGGCAACACCGAGTACGACCAGGCCGTCGGCCCCATGCAGTTCATCCCGTCGACCTGGGCCTGGGCCGGCCGCGACGGCAACGGCGACGGCAAGAAGGACCCCAACAACGTCTACGACGCCGCCCTCGCCGCGGGCCACTATCTGTGCCGCGACGGCCTCGACCTCTCGCGCGAGGACGATCTGCACAGCGCGATCCTCAGCTACAACCACTCGCAGGACTACCTGAACCACGTCCTGTCGTGGTTGGAGTACTACCGCAAGGGCACCCACTCCGTGCCCGACGGCTCCGGTTCCGTCCCCAGCCACCGCAGTGACGGCAGCACCCCGAAGCCCTCGGATACGCCGAGGACCAAGCCCGGACACAAGCCGGACCCGAAGCCCGGCCACCCGGGCGGCGGGAGCGGAAGCCCCAGCCCCAGCCCCAGCCCGAAACCGCCGAAGCCGCCCGTCCCGCCGACGCCTCCGCAGACCCCCACCGACACGGTGGACCACCTGCACGACGCGGACACGGCCAAGCTCACCACGATGGCCGGCCACGCCTTCACCGAGCGGATCGGCACCCGCGCCGAGACCAAGGCCGGCGCTTCCGTCGCCAAGGTCAGGATCCGGTTCACCATCTCCGGGGACACCGACGCCACCTTCGCCGGCGGCGAGAGCGTGGCCACGGTCGCCACCGACGCCAAGGGCATCGCCCTCGCACCCGCGCTCCAGGCGGGCGAGAAGACCGGCGACTTCAAGGTCACCGCCACCGTCGTGGGCCGCCCGGTCAAGGGCGTCGACTACACCGCCACCGTCACCGAGCGCGCCGCCGACACCTTGACCCGCACCAGCGACACCCCGCTGACCTGCACCCCGGGCGGCGAGTTCGCCGACCAGGTCGAGGTGAAGGGGACGTACAAGGGCGCCGTCGCGGACAAGGTCGCGGCCACGGCCACCCTGATCAAGTCCGACACCGACACCACCGAGAACGACAAGGGCCCCTACTTCAAGGACGCCGACGGCAAGACCGTACGCACGCTCACCGGCCTCCAGACGGACGCCAAGGGCCTGCTGACCCTGCCGAAGCTGTACGCAGACGACACCACCGGCACCTTCCTGCTGCGCATCACCACCGCCGGCGGCGCGACGCTCACCGTCGAGCTGAAGGTCGCCGCCGCCGACTCCTCGCCGAGCCCGTCCCCGAGCCCGTCCGCCTCCTGA
- a CDS encoding FdhF/YdeP family oxidoreductase, with protein MATKPPKGDPVQDAPQVAEPKHAAAGLPAIGHTLRIAQQQMGVRRTALTLLRVNQKDGFDCPGCAWPEPDHRNKVEFCENGAKAVAEEATLRRVTPEFFAAHPVADLAGRSGYWLGQQGRLTHPMYLPEGGTHYEPVTWERAFGIVAEEIAALSSPDEAVFYTSGRTSNEAAFLYQLFARELGTNNLPDCSNMCHESSGSALSETIGIGKGSVLLEDLYRADLIIVAGQNPGTNHPRMLTALEKAKANGAKIISVNPLPEAGLERFKNPQTPQGLLKGAALTDLFLQIRIGGDQALFRLLNKLILQTDGAVDEGFVREHTHGFEEFAEVARAADWDETLKATGLTRAEIEQALGMVLASQRTIVCWAMGLTQHKHAVPTIREVVNFLLLRGNIGRPGAGVCPVRGHSNVQGDRTMGIFERPAPAFLDALEKEFGFAPPREHGFDVVRAIRALRDGEAKVFFAMGGNFVSASPDTEVTEAAMRRARLTVHVSTKLNRSHVVTGARALILPTLGRTERDLQAGGEQFVTVEDSMGMVHASRGRLAPASPRLKSEPAIICGLARRVLGERSVVPWEEFEKDYAAIRDRIARVVPGFADFNARVARPGGFALPHAPRDERRFPTATGKANFTAAPVEYPELPEGRLLLQTLRSHDQYNTTIYGLDDRYRGITGGRRVVLVHPEDARALGFAEGSYVDLVSEWRDGVERRAPGFRVVHYPTTRGCAAAYYPETNVLVPLDATADTSNTPASKSVVVRLEDHAESAAGRLEQSATD; from the coding sequence ATGGCGACGAAGCCGCCCAAGGGTGATCCGGTTCAGGACGCGCCGCAGGTCGCGGAGCCGAAGCACGCGGCCGCGGGGCTGCCCGCCATCGGGCACACCCTGCGCATCGCCCAGCAGCAGATGGGCGTGCGGCGCACGGCGCTGACGTTGCTGCGGGTGAACCAGAAGGACGGGTTCGACTGCCCGGGCTGCGCCTGGCCGGAGCCGGACCACCGGAACAAGGTGGAGTTCTGCGAGAACGGCGCGAAGGCGGTGGCCGAGGAGGCCACCCTGCGCCGGGTCACCCCGGAGTTCTTCGCCGCGCACCCCGTCGCCGACCTGGCCGGCCGCAGCGGCTACTGGCTGGGGCAGCAGGGCCGTCTCACGCACCCCATGTACCTCCCGGAGGGCGGCACGCACTACGAGCCGGTCACCTGGGAGCGCGCCTTCGGCATCGTCGCCGAGGAGATCGCCGCCCTCTCCTCCCCCGACGAGGCGGTCTTCTACACCTCGGGCCGTACCAGCAACGAGGCCGCGTTCCTGTACCAGCTCTTCGCGCGCGAGCTGGGCACGAACAACCTGCCGGACTGCTCCAACATGTGCCACGAGTCGTCCGGGTCGGCGCTCAGCGAGACCATCGGCATCGGCAAGGGCAGCGTCCTGCTGGAGGATCTGTACCGGGCCGACCTGATCATCGTCGCCGGGCAGAACCCGGGGACGAACCATCCGCGCATGCTCACGGCGCTGGAGAAGGCCAAGGCGAACGGCGCGAAGATCATCAGCGTCAATCCGCTGCCCGAGGCCGGCCTGGAGCGGTTCAAGAACCCGCAGACTCCACAGGGTCTGCTGAAGGGCGCGGCACTCACCGATCTGTTCCTGCAGATCCGCATCGGTGGCGACCAGGCGCTCTTCCGGCTCCTGAACAAGCTCATCCTCCAGACGGACGGCGCGGTCGACGAGGGGTTCGTCCGCGAACACACCCATGGCTTCGAGGAGTTCGCCGAGGTCGCGCGCGCCGCCGACTGGGACGAGACCCTGAAGGCGACCGGCCTCACGCGCGCGGAGATCGAGCAGGCCCTCGGCATGGTGCTCGCCTCGCAGCGGACCATCGTGTGCTGGGCCATGGGTCTCACCCAGCACAAGCACGCCGTGCCGACCATCCGCGAGGTGGTCAACTTCCTGCTGCTACGCGGCAACATCGGGCGGCCGGGCGCGGGGGTGTGCCCGGTGCGCGGGCACAGCAACGTCCAGGGCGACCGCACCATGGGCATCTTCGAGCGGCCCGCGCCGGCCTTCCTGGACGCGCTGGAGAAGGAGTTCGGGTTCGCGCCGCCGCGCGAGCACGGCTTCGACGTCGTACGGGCCATCCGTGCGCTGCGCGACGGCGAGGCGAAGGTGTTCTTCGCCATGGGCGGCAACTTCGTCTCCGCCTCCCCCGACACCGAGGTGACCGAGGCCGCGATGCGGCGGGCGCGGCTGACGGTGCATGTGTCGACCAAGCTCAACCGCTCGCATGTCGTCACGGGCGCGCGGGCGCTGATCCTGCCCACGCTGGGCCGCACCGAGCGGGACCTGCAGGCCGGTGGCGAGCAGTTCGTGACCGTCGAGGACTCGATGGGCATGGTGCACGCCTCGCGCGGGCGGCTGGCGCCGGCGAGCCCGCGCCTGAAGTCCGAGCCCGCGATCATCTGCGGTCTCGCGCGCCGTGTGCTCGGCGAGCGCAGCGTGGTGCCGTGGGAGGAGTTCGAGAAGGACTACGCGGCGATCCGTGACCGCATCGCGCGCGTGGTCCCCGGTTTCGCGGACTTCAACGCGCGCGTGGCCCGGCCCGGCGGCTTCGCGCTGCCGCACGCCCCGCGCGACGAGCGCCGTTTCCCGACCGCCACGGGCAAGGCGAACTTCACGGCGGCGCCGGTGGAGTATCCCGAACTGCCCGAGGGCCGGCTGCTGTTGCAGACCCTGCGCTCGCACGACCAGTACAACACCACGATCTACGGCCTGGACGACCGGTACCGGGGCATCACGGGCGGCCGCCGGGTGGTGCTGGTGCACCCCGAGGACGCGCGGGCGCTGGGGTTCGCCGAGGGGTCGTACGTCGACCTGGTGAGCGAGTGGAGGGACGGCGTGGAGCGGCGGGCGCCCGGTTTCCGCGTCGTGCACTACCCGACGACCCGGGGCTGCGCGGCGGCGTACTACCCCGAGACGAACGTCCTGGTCCCGCTCGACGCCACCGCCGACACGAGCAACACTCCGGCCAGCAAGTCCGTGGTCGTACGACTCGAAGACCACGCGGAGAGCGCCGCGGGCCGTCTGGAACAATCGGCGACCGACTGA
- a CDS encoding SPW_0924 family protein, whose protein sequence is MRALIAAATGLALALVLVLAMTAMGTPTGRTSPKPLLTTVPSHP, encoded by the coding sequence ATGCGCGCCCTGATCGCCGCCGCGACCGGTCTCGCCCTCGCACTCGTCCTGGTCCTGGCGATGACCGCCATGGGTACGCCGACGGGCCGCACATCCCCCAAGCCGCTGCTGACGACGGTGCCCTCGCACCCGTAG